Proteins encoded by one window of Chanos chanos chromosome 7, fChaCha1.1, whole genome shotgun sequence:
- the LOC115816933 gene encoding uncharacterized protein LOC115816933 isoform X2 — protein MEMLHFTLFALTFLIYPDKTFTEEDKCEGLYPVFSPSSLVVRYGDPVSATCSVPNTTKTSMQYSGMGLEAKQGATDGLQENVMNLTWSVSSLTEWEEAQGIQCYSQFEEHDQCITNLSVTIYKPPDRVSLRFVSGSGPMVEGNQYQLECEVQSVAPVQSLTVKWFRGKTLLHESNVSQCSVTGHSYEGVTATDRYTITASREDHGVQYKCEAELKLDLPESLKYQSEPISIRISNHGSPTMISGRVTGALILFSLMDWL, from the exons AGGAGGACAAATGTGAAGGGCTGTATCCAGTCTTCTCTCCCTCAAGCCTGGTGGTCAGATATGGAGACCCTGTTTCAGCAACCTGCTCAGttccaaacacaacaaagaccTCAATGCAATATAGCGGAATGGGTTTGGAGGCCAAACAAGGGGCCACTGATGGTTTACAGGAGAACGTCATGAACCTGACATGGAGTGTGAGCAGTCTGACAGAGTGGGAAGAAGCGCAAGGGATTCAGTGCTATTCACAGTTTGAGGAACACGACCAATGCATCACTAATCTGAGTGTGACcatttaca agcCTCCAGACAGAGTATCTCTCCGTTTTGTGAGTGGATCTGGTCCGATGGTTGAGGGGAATCAGTACCAGTTGGAGTGTGAGGTCCAGAGTGTGGCTCCTGTTCAGAGCCTCACAGTGAAATGgttcagaggaaaaacattacTGCATGAATCCAATGTCTCTCAGTGCTCTGTTACAGGTCACAGTTATGAAGGTGTGACAGCGACTGACAGATATACCATCACAGCCAGTAGAGAGGACCATGGAGTCCAGTATAAATGTGAAGCTGAACTGAAGCTGGATTTGCCTGAATCCCTAAAATACCAGTCAGAACCCATCAGCATCA GGATCTCAAACCATG GATCTCCAACTATGATCAGTGGGCGTGTCACTGGAGCACTCATTCTTTTTAGCCTAATGGATTGGCTGTAG